The following are from one region of the Bactrocera oleae isolate idBacOlea1 chromosome 6, idBacOlea1, whole genome shotgun sequence genome:
- the LOC106623665 gene encoding putative phosphatidate phosphatase, whose protein sequence is MFKSLIELKFKYNIRVKPEKQYNMSAMVALRRFIDLLLFVILVAVEVALRQWIPPQKRGFFCGDESLQYPFTGTQTIGFVALCIIIFGIPFFVIFVVELFRQLSHSRGKKQHASQDAANESCHCGRRWKNIYAQIGYYLLGLLMTLVTTEIGKRSIGRLRPYFFSICKPRFSDGTNCEFDQNQGHYFTDYKCESDVSHRMMAEMAMSFPSGHSSTVFYAMIYIALYLQVALSTRGSKLLKHLLQFSAVMLAWYVALTRINDHWHHWSDVLVGILLGSLFAWLVARYVAKFFEGRCSTSSAVASKILVHSGLAAASAQSATPVLPAYTFGSVPYLQHHGPNHAAYGQTYHNYGYVP, encoded by the coding sequence ATGTTTAAAAGTCTTATAGAATTAAAATTCAAGTATAATATTCGAGTAAAACCAGAAAAGCAGTACAACATGTCTGCAATGGTAGCTCTACGTCGCTTCATCGATCTACTACTCTTTGTAATACTGGTTGCCGTCGAAGTCGCCTTGCGACAATGGATACCGCCACAAAAGCGCGGCTTCTTTTGCGGCGACGAGTCGTTACAATATCCTTTCACCGGCACACAAACTATAGGGTTTGTAGCGCTATGTATTATAATCTTCGGCATACCATTCTTCGTCATATTTGTTGTCGAACTATTTCGCCAATTATCACATAGTCGCGGCAAGAAACAACATGCATCACAAGATGCCGCAAACGAGTCGTGTCACTGTGGGCGTCGTTGGAAGAATATCTACGCACAAATAGGCTACTATTTGCTTGGCTTACTAATGACACTAGTCACTACAGAGATAGGAAAGCGTTCGATCGGTCGTTTGCGTCCGTACTTCTTCAGCATCTGCAAGCCGCGTTTTAGCGACGGCACCAACTGCGAGTTCGATCAGAATCAAGGTCATTACTTCACCGACTACAAATGCGAAAGTGATGTGAGTCATAGGATGATGGCTGAAATGGCAATGTCCTTCCCTAGTGGACACTCTTCGACCGTATTTTATGCCATGATCTATATAGCGCTCTACTTGCAAGTGGCGCTGAGCACACGCGGCTCCAAGCTACTCAAGCATTTACTGCAATTCAGCGCTGTAATGTTGGCTTGGTATGTGGCGTTGACACGCATCAACGATCACTGGCACCACTGGTCCGATGTGTTGGTGGGTATATTGTTGGGCTCTTTATTTGCTTGGTTGGTGGCACGTTATGTGGCCAAGTTTTTTGAGGGCCGTTGCTCAACGTCTTCTGCGGTGGCGTCGAAAATCTTAGTGCACTCCGGTTTGGCAGCTGCGTCGGCGCAATCGGCGACGCCAGTCTTGCCTGCGTACACATTTGGCAGTGTGCCGTATCTGCAGCACCACGGACCGAATCACGCCGCCTACGGTCAGACATACCACAACTATGGTTACGTGCCGTAA